From a region of the Calliphora vicina chromosome 4, idCalVici1.1, whole genome shotgun sequence genome:
- the LOC135956600 gene encoding uncharacterized protein LOC135956600 translates to MFVFDGHLTKSQHIRAGSTYRNDPKIFGQGLSTQQQQLYNLLHLLALLLRILLVRAGVEVNPGPWFCTVCQNLLHHMSTQLRCNSCLGWCHLRNCSGLNHEREWSENYVAPFCQRGSSSASSASSSSSYATPPPSPPQSQQRQQVQQQQQPPPLTPSIAVRRPGVISILQLNCNGLQGKISEITRFMRQHNIVVAAVQETKLTSNSSLQSCNGYNVLRKDRTRGNGGGIAFIIHNTVQYRALSLDLNSRDQYLEVQGIAVRSGDTELELYNVYIPPVASCPTGYHPDIRNLLDGDTRLVLGDFNAQGTRSSKH, encoded by the exons ATGTTCGTATTTGATGGTCATTTGACGAAATCACAGCATATCCGAG ccggttctacgtaccggaatgacccgaagattttcggccaagggctgtcaacccagcaacaacaactatacaACCTTCTGCACCTTCTGGCATTGCTGCTCCGCATCCTACTGGTCCGTGCCGGAGTTGAAGTAAATCCCGGACCATGGTTCTGCACGGTTTGCCAGAACCTACTGCACCACATGTCAACACAATTAAGGTGCAACTCTTGTTTGGGCTGGTGTCACCTTAGGAATTGTTCCGGACTTAATCATGAAAGGGAGTGGTCGGAGAATTACGTTGCACCATTCTGCCAGCGAGGTAGTTCATCGGCGTCTTCGGCATCATCGTCGTCATCCTACGCCACACCTCCACCCTCCCCACCGCAATCACAACAACGGCAGCAagtacaacaacagcaacaaccacCGCCGCTCACACCATCGATTGCAGTCCGTAGACCTGGGGTGATATCCATATTGCAGTTGAACTGCAATGGCCTCCAAGGGAAAATTTCTGAGATAACCCGATTTATGCGCCAACACAACATCGTGGTCGCTGCGGTCCAGGAGACAAAACTTACGAGTAATTCCAGTCTGCAAAGTTGCAACGGATACAACGTTCTCCGAAAAGACCGCACCAGAGGCAACGGTGGAGGCATCGCATTTATTATACACAACACCGTGCAGTATAGAGCTCTTTCTCTCGATCTGAATTCTAGAGACCAATATCTTGAAGTTCAGGGTATTGCGGTCAGATCGGGAGATACGGAGTTGGAGCTCTATAATGTCTACATTCCGCCAGTAGCCAGCTGTCCAACAGGCTACCATCCCGACATTAGGAACTTACTAGATGGTGATACTCGTCTGGTCCTAGGGGATTTTAACGCTCAaggaacaaggtcctcaaaGCACTAG